The DNA sequence GGTTGTACTAATATTAGTATGAAATGTTTGATTCTGCAGGGAGTGTTCAGGACCTTGGGATTTGGTTTGTTTCATTGAGCATCTATGCGTCTCCAATCTGTTGAAACTGCTGATGATCCTGGTCCTTTGTTACATAAGTAAATATCGGCTCCTTGGGTTTATCTTATTTTTCACTatgatgttttggttttttggaTTAGCCTTGGAAGTGTCACTGATATTAGCTTCGTTTGGAGAATGGTTGATGTGTTTCTTAatatcttctctttttttcaGCATTACTATTCTTCTATTTAGTGTTCAAGTTGGGGATCTTCCAATGCATTGGAAAAAGCCTCTGTAAAATGTGCTGGGCTGCATGTGAGACATATTGGTTTGCGCTACATGATATTTGTAGTTTCGTGTGGTACAAGTTGAGGAACACTAAGAGGGTAAACCGTCGTCGCCGACGCCATCTCCGCCACCACCAATTTCGAGACATTGAACAAGGCTACAGTTCAAGTGGGGATAATGAGTTGTGGGACAATTATCGTAATCTTAATGTTAGTAGAAAGCGAAAGTCACTCAGCAGGAGAAGAAAAGATAGGGTGCAGAGCTCTGTTAACCGTTCGAGTAGGCATGGCACTCGCAGCCACCATCATCGTCATGTAAGGTTAAAGTCTAGGAGTATGTCTGTTCGCGTTACGGGCAGATCTCAAAGACTAAAAAGCTCGAGACGTGTGAAAATAAGCAAGGTAACAAATGTTCGAAGGAAAACCAGAACTTCTAAGAGGAGGAGGCTTAGGTGATTGTCAATGATTCTGAAATTAGTTTTATTACTTTGAATATACTCCTAGTAGTGAATTGACCTGTTAGCTGTAGTTTGTGATAGAGATAGCAATTGTTGAACGTAAGAAATTCCAATTGTTGCAGATGAAATGCGAGTATTGTATTGATTCATGAGGCACAGAAGGTAAATCTGCTTTTTGGAAGGTAATACACTACAACAAAattggtcttttacggcgcacagACAATTTTACGGCACAAAGAAGCATGTCGTAAAAGACAAATTTCTCTTGTGACACACGtaatgtgcgccgtaaaagacattTTTTGGGCATCGTAAAACACTCTTTTGTGCGCCGTGAAAGATGTTTTACAACTTTTATTGTGTCATAAAAAAACCATTTTGCGTGTCGTAAAATACCATTTTGCTCGTCTTAAATGGCTGTTTTGCTTGTCGTAAATGACCATTTTGCGTGTTGTAAAAGATGTCTTCATTCACACTTCTAATAAACAATACTTTTAATTAAACCATTTCATTCAACATAGTAAACAAAAACATTCATATAGTTTATTAtatcaattaaataaatattataaAATCATAGTATAATTAAACTAGTTTTCAAATATAGAACATACTAGCTAGATTAGAATTGTCTTTAGATTGATTACATGAGTACTTGAAGAGGCTGACTATAGCTTGATATGATGCCCCATGCCAACCATTTCTCATAATGAAGTCGTATATCATAGAGCCTACAAAAACAAGCAATGACAAGCATCAGTGAAGTTGGCCCTTCAATCAGTTCAAAGAGCAAAGTAACTGAACACTAAGCTATTCACCTACAGGAAAGAGCAAAGTAACTTGCAGATTTACCATTGCACCATGTAAACATACAATTTAATATTTATAGGAAAAGAAATAGTAGAAAAACAAGACAAGCAAAGGAACTCTTAAGAGAAAACTAAATGGTCCCTGAATTCATATGATTTACTCTTAGCAGGTAAAAAGGGCAGCCGAAAATCTATGAACTTCAGAAAGTCTATGAAATTGAGACATTATTGTGAAGTAAGAGCTCGTATAATCTTAACCTACTTTTCAACAAGAAATTTCTTCAAACAGCTCAAAAGGGCAGCTCTACAACAACTTCACATTCTCATCTTAATTTGGGATGCAAGATTTATAACAATGGACTAATTTTCATCATCCCTGGAACATCAAAACGAGCCTTCTAGTATGGCAAATGAACCCTTGAACCTAATCTACTACACCAGCTATTCTGTAAGACCATCTAAAGATGTATTAATGTACCTCAATGGACAGCCGAATTTACCTTGATGTATTTAACAGGCCATGTATTAATGCACATGGGTTGCTTTCTTCCACAACTGAGAACATAAATATAGAGCTTCTGTCTAACTTTAGCAAAATATAAAAGCATCTGAAGCTCACACTAATCATCTGAGCACTATCAGAGACCACATGGGTATCTCAATAAAATCAAAAAGTGATTCTGGAGTGTAAACTATGTTTCTCAAGTTGAGCTTCCTGAAGTTTCTTAGGTTATGCATGCGACCTTTGATATCATATTTAAAGTGTGCATGGTTGTATATCTACTATCTAATATCAGCTTTGTTGCCAAATTTAAAATGTATAAGAGAAAGGTGACTGAATACAAATGGTTATGAAACTTACATGAGTCGCCACTCGCCAGCATAAAGAAAGAGAGATTAGCCCATGCAGATTCAGCAAGGATGCCAGAAGCCCTTATAATCAGTGTTAACAAGGAGCAGGTTTGAAGAACCCTCAGCACGTACtgaattataaacaaaaagTTCAAGGACTTTGCAACACTGTAGGTTCTGGAGTCATTTAGATTGAGAACTACAGAAAAAACTAGCACCTGGACAGGACAGATAAGAGCAGGATAAGTTTATGAGTCCACAATTATAGCCAAAACTATAGAAGGCTACCAGTTCATATCACCAAGAGCTATCACTTTGGGACTTTTGCCATCTGAGATGTTATTTTGTGAGCGTGCATCAGTACTTAAGCTAAGGAAGGCCACTgatttcaaaaatctcaaagATGCTGAAAAACAAGCTCCGacatgtttttgagttttttcttcagcattCTCTTCTAATCACAGCTCTGATTTAGTCTCAAACACAATACAAATTTTCAGAGTAAAATATATGGAATTTGATGCTCATTATTTTACTATAAAGAAAGCTGTAAAAGGGTAACTCAACTTCAATATATCCTCTACGGATCAGTATACAGACATCATGACATAGGGGTTAAAAACTCTCCTCTTTTTCAACATCATTGCTACAATCTAATGCTTGGAAACCCAGCATCAGGTCCTATACTAATTGACCAGAACCAGCCCTCAATTCACCATTGTGGATGTTGCTACAAGTTATTAGGATACTTGATTATATATGCCTTGCATATAAAATTAACCCTACAATCACAATCAATAGAGACGAAATTCACTACATTCAACCTCAGACCCTGCTCTAGCACCTCAATCTGACACTACACCACTGCCAATTATGTATTCAACCAAATGACTAATAATTATTTGTTAACCACTATACACTAATAGCTAGTTTACACATTAATAGTACGACTCATTGAGACCACTATTGAAGATATTTCTGTGACGTAGACTGGCCAATAGCTATAGGCTATAGGACAACATTATGCGGCAATTATACGAGGTACTGGGTGCTAATCAAGAAAGCTCAAGACACAAACTTCAAATATCAGAACTTATAGGATACTAAATTATATAAACCATTTCCGTTACCTGAGCAGCAAGAGTGTGAAGAAAAGTCCAAGTGGCTCCTCTGACCCCTTTTTTTCGTCACAGCAGCAGCCAATTTCCCCTGAATACAAAACATTATTAAAAGTATAGCAATGAAGCAACTAACTTTACAAAACATTATTAAAATTAGAGCAATGAAGCAACTAACTTTACAGCTGACACAAGTCCCCATCACATTGCTATGGAATCACAAGTTGAGATAATGAAACCTCGACATTATCCGCAAACACGTCTCATAGGATTAGCTATCCTGATAATGAATTTTCGGAACCACTCTTTTCGCATACAAACTGCGAAAGTCAGAGAGCAAAATCACCGATGCAAATAAATTTTTGTCATCTCTCTCAGGACTTTTATCAAACAGCAGGTATGCACAACTTGCTAACCCGGAaaaaccaacaaaagctacaaaACTCAGATTGTGAACGAGCGTGGTTACCTTGTTGATGAGATATTGGGGTTGGAGATTAACCACATATATGAATTTCATCACACTCAAAAACAACTTCAACTTGAAAATGAATTTTCAGCTTAAATTTCCTCAATTAACAACAAAACAGAAACCGAAAACCAAAACTCGAAGCCATAACTTGGCCTTCACTTAGTTCACCAAGCATTCCACACAATCAAACCCTAATCGAACCGCAAAATCAACAAGAAATTCAAAACGAGCTGGAATTCGAAATGAAAAGGTGAATCAACAAAATGCAGGAGAGAAAACCTAGTGAttaccgagagagagagagagagagagagaaactggtTCGCGCCTTCTTCTTTTGGTCCTGAGCTCAAGGTTTTGGAGGATTTTACTTCGAGGGGAAAACGAGCTGAGGGATTTCAATTTGAAATCAGAtccctcttttttgtttttgtgtttttaataactttttttaatatactttaatataaaaaaattaatattttataaCTCATTTACGGCACGCTAGAAAAGTGAGTTGTAAAAGACAAGTAAAATAACTCATTTACGGCACGCCGTTAATAGATAACTAAATTTATAGCACACATAAGATGCACGCCGTGAATGATCCAAATAAACAAATTCTGACGGCACACATGAGATGCGCTGTAAAAGACTGATTTTGCTGTAATGTAAGTTATTCTTTGTTGATTTGCATCAATTTACGTGAATGGGAAATCATGTGCATGTTTCATATATTCGTACTGCATAACATGAGATCTAATTGTTCTTCTTCGGACTTGTACGTGCGTACAGTTGACATATATGATTCACATTGTCACTGACATTATACATATGCATCTGATATGCAAATTTTTATCTAACATAGTGAAAGTCTCATAAATGCTGTAAGTGTGACAAAGTTTCATTATTTTACCATTTCATATTGCTCCATCAAAGTTTCTCTTCGCATATCTTGGTTGTCACTGCTCTCAATGTGAAAATTACCGATAGTCACTGAAACAACAGCAAGGTGATTAGTATGTACATTTGTTCTAAATATGTCAAAATATGATTCATCAATGTACATTGTTCAACTAGAATAGAAGTATATAACATACCAATCCTCTATTCAAGAAATACTATACAAGTCTCCCAAATAGGTGGCATATTCTGCAGGAACAGCAGGATCATGTTGACATGCTGCAAAACTTTCTCGTGATGCTGCAGTAGCATAGATACTCATTCTATCTGGCAGGAGACCCTCAAATAGACTCCCTCCAAATGCAGCTTCAAGGTAGAATACATAATATTGGTAAAAGAGAGATAAAAAACTTAGTACTACATATcaattactatatatatatactgtaCTGGAAATTCTTACCATCCCTAATTTGTACCCTTTAGCATGATGATGCTTCTTCTTCAGCACATGTCTGAGATCTTTGGCATACATAGAATGACTATATATCAAGCATCCCTGCATATATAATAGAACTAGACTTAGTTCTTCCTTCATTATAGTGCTTGCTTATTCAATCATCTTTGTTTAGAAAATAAGTTTCTTTATCTTAAAGTTACTAACCGAGTAATCCTGGATCACCATGGCCAGAATAATATATGAAGATGTGTTCATTTGGGACCACTGTCGAGAACTTTGCCACTTTCTCCAATGAGGTCACTTTTGTTTCCGAGAATAACAGCGAAAAGATTGACTATATTAACATCACCTAATGCATAATCCtgcttgaaaagaaaagaaaaaactaattCTAGTAAAAAATAGTATTGAACTAATCAAGCTGATCTCTCCAATGGGTGAAATTAAACCTTGGGAACTCCATTGTAAACATCAATACCATTTCGATTGTTGATCGATAATGACACCAGGCCTGGAATTTTCTCTGTCTGATGCAATATCGTCGTACATGAAAACGATGATGTTCTCATCTTTCAGTCCTCCTTGCTTTTATATCAGACTGAGAGAATGAGAACTATTATATAGGGTCTTATGTTAATGTCGATAGTTTTTCTAATTGTGCACTGTGTATCTCTTAACTTTTCTTGACTGAAGACAATATTGTTTTGCTGAAGTTTTTACTTAAttaaatgtatttctttttcttttatttctttttttcctcacTGGTTACAAACTCATAGATAAGGATATATCTTATATCTCAATTCCCAGGCATTACTCCCAGGTGTTCTTCATCACATTAAGGTGAACAACTCATATATATTAGTCCGATGTCCATATATTATCATGAATATACTTGATTAAAACCTTCTGATGGACTCTGAACAGTTCCTCACTAGAATGGACTGTGATCAAGGCAGAAAATTGGACTTCTGTTTATAAGTACCGGTCAGACTTGCAGATCGACAATATATATCACATTTGTGAAAGATTCGATCTTTATTaacttataatttttattttcataaaaaaGCTAATAATGTAacatcacatattcacatacaCGTACGCATGTTACATATGTCATAAAAGATAAACAACCCAAAGCAAGTAACCAGCTAGCATACATTTTTAGTACAGCCATTTTCAGATTAGACATGTTTCTTAGAACAAGCTTGATCAGACACTGCAACAAGTTTCTCTAGGCTGACCCCGGCATTGCACATGTTGGCAAAAGCTCGCGTGTATTTCATTCCATATTTCGATAGCTTTCCACAGCGACTCTCATAAGTCCTTATCTGCATAGGAAAGAACTCCAATTCAACAACTGAGAGATGCAATCAATAaagtgtgtaaaaaaaaaaaatctgatagcTAGGAGAGTTAACTTACAAACATCTTGAAGCACTCCCAGTCATCCACTAGAGGTTGTCCCGAAGGCCTGACATTCATCAATACTTTTGAGCTCCTCTCGGTCCCAAACAGAAGCTCCCCTATTTTGGTTATGCTGTAGTCCACATGTTTCCTTCGAGCAATTTCTTTACGTAGCTGCTTTTGAGCTTCGATCTTCTCATGAGATCCAGTTGGAGCTCTGTTTAACTGAAAAATAAACAGAGGAAATGTAAaacattttgaaatttttaagtACTTCCAAAAACCAGCTAGTTCATAttgtaaaaaatataaaatataaaaaatcagAATTGAAGTATGGAAACCTTTTGCAGAAAATATAGGAGGGCTACATCCCGCTGGCTAACAGTCCTTGAGATTGATTCCGAAGGCGAGGATGTGAAGGGAGCATAGCTATGAGTTTTAGGAGTTGCCCCCATGTAAGTGTAGAGGAATTCCTTTATGTGACTCATATCTCCATACTGCATAACATGAGATTCATTTGTTCTGCTTCGGACCTGTAACTTAGTCAACAAGCATGATCATATTATTCTCATTTTCAAGGACAATATGCatacaaaattacaaattaTAAACAAATTAAGTTCCCTAAAGATCTGATAGTGTGAAAAATTTCATTGCTTTTACCCTTTTATATTGAACCCCAAAAGTCTCTTTCCGCAGATCATTTGCATCGCTGATCTCAAAGTGATTGCACCAAAAATCACAGTTAgcttttgattcaaactatatTAGAAAGTCACTAGTTAGACATCATCATATAAACAAAAACTCTACTAGATATATCTTACCAATCCTCCAACCAGGAAATACTATACAAGTCTCCCAAACAAGTACCGAATTCTGTAGGAACACCAGGATCACCATCACAGTATGTTGCATAACTACTCTCCTCTGCATTTGATGCTGTAGTAGCATAAATGTTCATATTCTTTGGAAGCAAACCCTCAAACATACTCCCAGACTCACAAGCTTCAAGGTaaaacaccttttttttttttttgtcaaagcgTAAAAGAGTTCATAAGTTCATAATtcaccaaaaataataattcaaaTTAATCTATCTCTATGGAGGCTAGATTGTATATCAGTTACTACTGAAGTGAAAACTCTCACCATGCTTTTGTAACCTTTAGCAGCGTGCTTCTTTTTCAGCACATGTATCAGATCTTTAGCATAAACAAAGTCACTTTCACTAGGCATCCCTGAAACAACATTTCATTCATATGTGTGACCATGCAATATTAATTTGTTAGAATTATTTATCTGTTCATcaattaaatattttatttaaatttaacATATTGGtcgtttttatttatttttggtctgagaaattaacaaaaattaCTAACCAAGAAGTCCTGTAGCACCATGATCAGTGTAATATATGAAAATATGGTCATTTGGACCAGTCTCCAGAACCTTGCCACTTCCTCCTTTGAGTGCAGTTTTCTCTCCGAGAATAGCAGCGTAGAAATTGTGTGAGTTAACATCATCTCCTGTGTAATCCTGCATCAAGCTATTTAGGGTTAAAACATGCATATtttaattaataacaaattattattatccataaaacaaaaattcaaacctTGGGAACTCCGTGGTAGACATCCTTGCCGTTTGGCTTGTTGATAATGACACCAGGTCTAGGGTTTTCTGTGTTGTTAGCAATATCATCATACATGAAGACAATAATGTTTTCATCTTTGAGTCCACCTTTCTTAAGTATCTGGTATGCATGGCATACATCAGcctgcatatatatatgtagcgCATTACTTAGACTTCTTATTACTCTTCACATAAGAAGACCATATCTGAATATATCAAACAAAAGTTTAACTATTACTTGATGCTAGCTAGATTTGgataaatttaattaaatgaccTGGTGTCGATAGTTATCGTAACCATTTGAACCAGCAATTAGAAGTGCCCATCTTTTTCCCTTGGACTTATGATGAGTGGTACTCGTagaaccattttcaacaagagTGCTCCCAATAGTACTCACACTCAAAACAGACAGAAAAAGAAGTACTACTAAACCTTGAATACTCATTCTGCAGATTAAGATAACCTGTAGAAACACAATCAAGCAGGCTTGATTAGAAGTCCAAAACTTAACGAGGTTTAGGTGCTATATTGACTAATAGATGCTTGAAATGAGGTTAACACCCTCTAAAGAGCTAAACCTATAAATTAATTGATCAAGCTTCCAGCTTACCAAGAATTTAAACTTCTCAATGTCTTGGGAAAGAAATTGCTCAAAGGCTTCACGTACTCAAGCTCTCAGATCTAAGTGTGCTCTTGTAACAAGTAGTGCATGCTCAATTTATAGACGTGTAGTGGCTAAAATGAGTGGTTCAGATCTAACTTCCAAAATTAATGAGGCACTATACAGATTATACGCTATTGCCTCattctttatttaatcattttaagaaaaaaaatcacatatatGCAACATTCAAGCTTAAGTGGTAAACTAAATTGACCCAACTGCCAACTTTTTGATGAGATACGTAGTGATGTATCTATCTGCAACAATGTTGGAAAGTTACATAATTTGGTGAAACATTTGGATATCCAAAAACTTTGTCAGCGATCCAGTAAGTGAGAGTGAATAAGAAAGTTAAAATACAAATTCTTCTTAATAATATACTGACCACTTTAGCCTTCCTAATTTAACTTCTAAGTTTTAACTTTTCAATAGTTAAGGTATTTCTTAGCTAGGGTTCTTAAAAATTTAACTGAAGGACTCAGATATGGATTCAAACTGATATTCATGGAACCTCTCATTCTGAATGGAAATTTGGTAGTGGGCGTAGAGATAAATCTCCCAATTAAAATGGATGCAAAACtgatttaataataaaaaaatcatcCTATACTTCTATACATTTTCTATCATTATCATGTTCTTTCCTATTGAATTTAGATTGTTTTACAAAAATTAGTCTGATTATTCATTATCGCACCCCAATATTCTTCATCATGCATGATCAATCAAGCTTGGTATTTGACGTGGTCCACTACCATATGGTGGCTTATTCTTAATTATCATTTAAAAGGAATAATCACTTTTGTTCTCACGCTTAAGATCGATCcacaattaattaattttttcccATAATGGAAACTACTGGTTTTGGAGTTTACGTATTAATAGCCAGCGGTAGCATATATGAAGAAGAATAAGTAGTACAAGAAACGAAATTACTTATAAAGGGTGTATTGGATGTGAATGGGATTGAGCTAACCTTGGCTTGTTCTCAATTAGCACCACGGGCGTACACAACCTATATATGTATACTTATTACAAGTTTTAATTTAATGTCATTGTCTAGTCATGATCAAATAGATAATGACTCTATAATTAATTGGTCTGGTGATGGCATCGGCTTCTTTCATTTTCCATTCTTAGAGAAAACTTGTAGCAGGGACAACATTAATTTAGTTAATATAGCTAGCTAGCCACCTAGTACTTGTTGATTCCTAGTTAAATTTGATCACAATTTCATTGAAGTTGATGATTATTAGCTCTAACAAAATGTACTAATCAATTTAAGTAGCTATGACATGGACTAATGTCTGCGAATGCATTGCGTTCATATGATATAGATTATCATAAAATTTAATTAGGGTTTCGATCAGTATTGTATTTGCATCAAATGACGATACGCAAGGTAAGACAAGATCGATCTTAATAAAATAATTCACCCCACATATAGAAAAGAACGTTGTCTTCTACGCTTCATTTCTGATACTGTGTTAGAAAGTAATAGGATGAATCAAACGTGCTAATGAAACAAACTATTAGGTCAGGACTCTTTCTCAATGATCCATAACTATTTGAAATGTCAGATTCCAATTATAATCGATTACAAGAAAGATGTCAGCTATCTTATCAGACAAGCATTACTATCTAATTAAATGAGCGATAGACATGATGCCACACCTTTTCAATTAACGTCCCTTTCAAATCGATCGAGTCCCTGAAATTACTTTGCAGACTAATCATGTGTCATTTTTCTAATAGCAACAAGAAACTAATCAGTATGAGAATCTACTATTTGAGTTGCTCCATATGCTTTAGTAGAAAAGCTTGTCATACTTGCATAAAATTTCTAGCTCCTCCCTATTGAGATATCATTGAACAAATTCTACTAGTGTTACAACTAGTAGTCGAATGTGAAGTTATCAGGCAGTGACTTCTGTTCCCTTTACCAGGTGAAATTCATGTGTGACATTGTGCAGTAGTACGATCTATTGAACGTCCTGATACAATTTCCTTCATCTTTTTGAAGAACTCCTGTGCCAGTTTCACCTAGCTTGCTTTTACCATGCTCGATTGTCTTCACGAGATGATGATCGAGGCCTTTAGCATATGTAAAACATAAGTAAAACTTATTCACTTGCGTGCATTAATTTCATATGATATGTCCATCAGACCATCAGGGTTCAATAGGAAGATCAGAGTACTTGGAATTTTTATTAGTTGAAATTGCTTACCAAGTTTCCTATGATAGCCATAGTCGGTGTGTATgaaaaaatggtcatttgaaCCATTTATATCCACAACCTTGCTAGTTCATCCCATGAGAGCAGTTTTATTTTCAACACTAATAGCATGAAACTCTCCTGGATTAACATCCTCTCCTGTATAATCCTTTTTACGCGACTAATAATTATTAACAATATTTATATAAACCAAACAGACTATAGTAGTTATTAAGGGTTCGAAATTATTCAAAACAAGATCCAAAAACTTtactttgtgaatatatatcACTGTCGTTAATTGGCTCTTGGTTAGATCTAGCTAGGATTGTTCGTATGGAACAAAACAAAAGCCAAAAGCTAGGAATATTATTAATCTCTCTCTTAATTCACCTTGATTTTCAGAATATGAATCCCACATGAGAAAATCAGGACATTGCCTATGGTTTTTATAAGAATTTGGGTCAGCTCCATCCATTACAAATTAGTTTAGTTATGAAcctcaaattactttatcacttAGGAAGTTTCAAACATTATAAATGGATATTTCATGCGAGTCTCGATGTCATATGTCGAGACTTTTTGCTGGCAATCTTTCTTGAACTTGGTTAAATTTATCGTCATTTTGTCATCATCAAGTCAGATGCCTAACCAAGTGGTAATGTAAAGTTGATATGTCGAATGATTGATGAGGAGGAAAATGTAACATAATACGTACCTTCTCGTGAAATTAGAAGGTTAATTACCATGTAAAATGGCATCCAATAGATAAATTGTAATTCACTATATAAAATGAACCTTTCAAGGTATGCAAAACACAATTAGATCGCATTGTTATACTGAGAAAGTCCAAGAATAGTGCTTAATAAtctcaaatgtttttttttcttggtaaaAGACTAAAAACCAACACTAGTACGTGCACATGTAATTATGTAAACATTGGTGCATTCACATACGACAGTAACGATCGAATCATATGGGAAGCTAGGCTTTAATATCCCATGTGATATCAATTTATTCATTAATCATTTTATGGTATAGCAAGGGAATTAAGAGAGAGGTGATTTCATATATATGACAGGTTTGAACACATGCAGCAGCCATTTGTTCCGGCGTAACTCCAGTATTGCACATGTTGGCAATAGCTCTCGTGTGTTTCCTTCCATAACTTGATAAAAAAATCCACAATGTTTCTCATAAGT is a window from the Rosa chinensis cultivar Old Blush chromosome 2, RchiOBHm-V2, whole genome shotgun sequence genome containing:
- the LOC112184811 gene encoding vacuolar-processing enzyme; the protein is MSIQGLVVLLFLSVLSVSTIGSTLVENGSTSTTHHKSKGKRWALLIAGSNGYDNYRHQADVCHAYQILKKGGLKDENIIVFMYDDIANNTENPRPGVIINKPNGKDVYHGVPKDYTGDDVNSHNFYAAILGEKTALKGGSGKVLETGPNDHIFIYYTDHGATGLLGMPSESDFVYAKDLIHVLKKKHAAKGYKSMVFYLEACESGSMFEGLLPKNMNIYATTASNAEESSYATYCDGDPGVPTEFGTCLGDLYSISWLEDCDANDLRKETFGVQYKRVRSRTNESHVMQYGDMSHIKEFLYTYMGATPKTHSYAPFTSSPSESISRTVSQRDVALLYFLQKLNRAPTGSHEKIEAQKQLRKEIARRKHVDYSITKIGELLFGTERSSKVLMNVRPSGQPLVDDWECFKMFIRTYESRCGKLSKYGMKYTRAFANMCNAGVSLEKLVAVSDQACSKKHV
- the LOC112185865 gene encoding uncharacterized protein LOC112185865, with the translated sequence MGIVISKATDGLGDLLEKTFLSPFKTMFDGSCQECSGPWDLVCFIEHLCVSNLLKLLMILVLCYITLLFFYLVFKLGIFQCIGKSLCKMCWAACETYWFALHDICSFVWYKLRNTKRVNRRRRRHLRHHQFRDIEQGYSSSGDNELWDNYRNLNVSRKRKSLSRRRKDRVQSSVNRSSRHGTRSHHHRHVRLKSRSMSVRVTGRSQRLKSSRRVKISKVTNVRRKTRTSKRRRLR